The region AATGGGGAATTGTTAAACGCAGACTTAAGGCTATCATCTGGTCAGGTAAAACTAGAAGCTACAAATGTTGGAAGCTCTTCATTGAAATTTACTATTTTTGGAATACCTATCAAGACCATAACAGTAAATGTATTGCCTGAAATCGAAGTATATCCAGGTGGACAGGCTATTGGTGTATTGTTAAGAAGTAAAGGTGTAATGGTTGTAGGTGAGTCATATGTTGAAGATATTAATGGCCATCGCTATTATCCATCTCAAGAAGCAGGTATTAGGGTAGGAGATAAGATATTAGAAATTAATGGACAGCAAGTTGATGATAAAATGGAATTAGCTAAAAGAATACAAAAAGTCTCTAATTCAGGTAATCCATTAGATTTATTAGTTAAGAAAAAAAATGGAACTATAGATGAGATTACTGTACAAGCAATAAAAAACAAGAACGGTATATATATGATTGGTCTTTATGTTGATGATGGTGTTGCTGGAGTAGGAACTTTAACCTTTGTTGATCCTATAAATATGGAATATGGAGCACTTGGTCATGAGATTATAGAAACAAATAGTCAAACCAGGATAGAAGTTAGAGAAGGTAAAATAATAAAAGCACATATTTCTGGAATCAATACTGGACAAAGAGGAATACCAGGTGAGAAATTAGGTACTTTTTTTCAAAGTGAAAATATAATCGGAAATATTAAGAAAAACAATCAATTTGGAATATATGGCGAATTATTAGAACTTCCTAGAAACTCGTTTTTTGAAGAAGCCATCCCTATTGCCACAATTAGTGAAGTAGAAAGAGGACCTGCAAAGATTTATACAGTTGTAAAAGGTGGACAGATAGAGGAATTTGATATCAATATAGATCGGGTTTATCCACAATCTGGCCCCAGTGAAAAAGGTATGATAATAAATATTGTAGATCCAAAATTAAAAAAGACTACTGGAGGCATAATTCAAGGGATGAGTGGAAGTCCTATTGTGCAAAATAATAAACTTGTAGGAGCAGTTACACATGTGTTTGTTAATGATCCTGCTAGAGGTTATGGTATATTTGCAGAATGGATGATACAAGAAACTGAATTTTTTAATAACATCGGGCTTAAATAACCCGATGTTATTTTATGGTTAAAATTGGCTAGAAAAAAGCTTTTTGGATATTTTATTAGAAAAAGTAAGAAAAAATCAATGGAAGAAGAAGGGGTTTTGTGATATATGTAGAAGTAAATATATACTAGACATAATATGTAATAAAACAAAAAATATTATTAGGGGGAGTTTGATTCTTTATGGAAGGAAATGTTAAGATTTTATTGGTTGATGATAATAGGGAGTTTTGTCAGTTATTAAAGGAGTATTTAAACGATCATGAAGGTTTTGAAGTAATAGGAGTTGCTCATAATGGAGTAGATNNNNNNNNNNNNNNNNNNNNNNNNNNNNNNNNNNNNNNNNNNNNNNNNNNNNNNNNNNNNNNNNNNNNNNNNNNNNNNNNNNNNNNNNNNNNNNNNNNNNGTAGATATTCTAGTTCTCGACTTGATTATGCCTCATTTAGATGGTATTGGTGTAATGGAAGAAATGAATAGGACTGAGCTTGGTGATGAAGTCAAGACAATTATATTAACAGCGTTTGGACAAGAAGAAGTAACTAAAAGAGTAGTAGAATTAGGTGCGAACTATTACATAATGAAACCATTTGATTTAGATAAATTGGTAGAAAGAATAAGTCAAATGATGAATGCTCCTATTGGTTCTAGCAGTGGTAATGTTATTACTAATAATCAGAAAAGAGACAATACAAATCAAAATAATAATAATGAAGACAAAGAAGTTAATTTAAATGTTAGAATATCTGAAGTAATGCATCACCTAGGTGTACCTGCCCATATTAAAGGTTATATTTATTTAAGAGAAGCTATTGAGTTAGTAATAAATGATATAGAGTATTTAGGTGCTGTTACTAAAGAATTATATCCTAGTGTAGCAAAGAAATATAATACTACTTCAAGTAGGGTTGAAAGGGCTATACGACACGCTATTGAAGTATCATGGGATAGAGGTAATATAAACGAACTAAATAAATATTTTGGTAATACAGTTTCAGCAAATAGTGGTAAGCCGACTAATTCTCAATTTATTGCTAAAATAGCTGATAAATTACGCTTAGAATTGAGAGCTAGCTAATTCAAGGCTTATATAAGTGATTTCTATCATCCCTATGTATTATATACCAGTATTTATTCTTAGAATATAGATATAATAAGTACTGGAGGTATAATATGATTAAGGGAATAATAGTAATTGATAAAAAGACTAAAAAATTAATAGAACGTATTAAATATAATGAAATAGCTATTATTGATCATAAGGATATTGACTCGTTAGCAAGTAAATCTTTAATAGAAAAGCGAGTCAAGGCTGTATTTAACATATCTTCATCAATTAGCGGGAAATATTCTAATGATGGACCGATGGAATTACTAGATGCTGGAATACCATTAATTGATGTTGATATTGGAGATTTATTTTCAGAACTTGAAGATGGTGATAGCATTGTCTTCGATAACAAATACATTTATAAAAAAAAGAAAAAAATTGCTTCTGCTCATAAAGTAAGTAAATCTGAAATAAAGGAAAAATTAGAGGAAGCAATAAATAATCAGGAAAAAGAATTATTAAAATTTATTGATAATACTCTTTTATATGCACGTAAAGAAAAAAAACTAATAATTGATTTAGAAGCTCCAGATATTGGGATTGATTTCAAGGGAAAACATGTTTTGATTGTAGTTAGAGGCACAAATTATAAGGATGACTTAGAAGCAATTAATTCATATGTCCGTGAAGTGAATCCCATTATTATTGCTGTAGATGGTGGTGCAGATGCCTGTATAGAGTGTGGATACTTTCCTGATATTATTGTTGGTGATATGGATAGTGTTTCGGATAAAGCTTTGAAATTATGCAAACTTTTAATAATACATGCTTATCCCGATGGAGAAGCCCCTGGATTAAATAGAGTTAAAAAATTAAGTTCAAATTATATTATATATCCAGCACCAGGTACCAGTGAAGATATTGCTATGATAATAGCATATGATAAAGGTGCTGAATTAATTGCAGCTGTAGGAACACATTCTAATATGATTGACTTTTTAGAAAAAGGTAGACCAGGAATGGCAAGTACTTTCCTGGTACGATTGAAGCTTGGGCATAAGTTAATTGATGCCAAGGGAATTAGTAAGCTTTATAATAACAAAGTAACTCCACGATATAGTTTTCAATTCTTTTTAGCAATTCTTTTACCCCTTGTTTTTTTTGCTATATTATCCCCTCCGTTTAAACAAATTTTGCAATTATTAGCTTTAAGAATAAGACTTATTTTAAATTAGATTATGTCTTTTAGGCTTAAATAATATTAATATATTTTCTTATCAAAAAGGAGTTTTGATATGATTATTACATTTAAGCAACACGTTTTTACTATTACTGCAATATTTGCTGCTTTAGGATTAGGCATGATGATAGGCTCAAGTATTATTGGTGAAGAGGGCTTGTTATTAGAACAAAGAAAAATAATAGAAAATATTAGGTATGATATAGATCAATTAACTACGGAAAAAAAAGAACTAATAAGCGAATTATCTACTATTGAGGATCAACTAATTAATAGAATTGCTATGGAAGAAAAAATATTTGCTATAGCCTTAAATGATTTTCTAGAAGAAAAAAACTATTATATATTATATCATAATATAGAAAACGATAAGTTAGCAGAGTTAGAAAATTTATTAAATATTATGGGTGGTAAAATAGATTATTTTGAACATGAAAATTTGAACTCATACGATATTTTTGAAGTAAAAAGTAATTATAACTTAATTATATGGAACGTTGGAGAAGAAAAAGGCTTTAGTGAAATTGCTGAGGATAAATTTATAAAATATCAAGATACTTGTACCCTGGGTTTACTATACAATATAATCAAGGATGAATTCGATGATAAATAATCAAAAAATTTCAATAGTTATTCCAGCTTATAATGAAGAAGATATAATCGGATGCACTTTGAATAATTTAACTTTTTCTTGGATAGACCAAATAATTGTAGTTAATGATGGCTCAAGTGATAATACTAAAAACATTATCCAAAAATATAAGGTAGAGCTACTAGATTTAAAAGAAAATTGTGGAAAAGGGAATGCTATTAATCAAGGAATATTAGAGACATGTGGGGATATAATTCTTATTATAGATGCCGATCTAGGAGAAAGTGTAGTAGAAATAGAAAAGTTAATAGAACCATTAATTGATAGAGAAGCTAAGGTTGAATTTACTATTGCAGTACTTCCAATAATAGGTGGTGGTTTGGGCTTTGTGCGCAAACTGGCTGATATTTCATTAAAGTATCTGATAGGAGAAAATATGAGGGCTCCCTTATCAGGTCAGCGTGCATTTAAAAGAGATGTCTTAGAAAAAATATACCCTTTAAGAGAAGGATTTGGACTTGAAATGGGAATAAATATAGCTCTTTTTAAAAATAATATAAAATTTGAAGAAGTTGATTGTGAATTTCAGCATCGTATTACAAAACAAAGTTTCTCAGGATATATTCATCGTTCTAAACAGTTTCTTGATATAATTAAATCTATATGGGAGATGAAGAAAAGTAATTATGTATAAAAAGATCTTAAAAAAATATGGTCTAATAAAAGAAAATTATCAAAATAAAGAAATAGCTGTAGTTGGCGGTTTAATAATATCATTATTTGCTTTTATTTTTTGGTGGCTTTTTTCTCAATATTTAAGATATGAATTTTCATTAGATCATCAGATTTTTTATATGTTTACGTTAATAGCAGCGCTTGGTTTCCTTGATGATATAGCAGGAAGTAAAGAGAAACAGGGCTTTAAAGGTCATTTTCAAAGCTTTTTAGAAGGGAATATTACAACAGGATTTCTAAAAGCAAGCATTTCTTTAATAACAGTCTTTTTGGTTTTTTATTCTTATCAGCTTAATTCAATTTTTGAGTTATTCATTAACATTGGAATTATATTATTGATGACTAATTTTTTAAACCTTCTAGATCTTAGACCTGCAAGAGCAATTAAGTTTTTTTTTCTTATTTCATTGCTCGTCTTGTTATTTATGCCTATTACTTCACTTTATTTCCTGCCTATCTATTTGGTAATAATTATTTATTTACCTTTAGAGCTAAAAAATAAATTAATGTTAGGTGATATGGGAGCTAATTTTTTAGGTGCAGTATTGGGCTTTTCTATTGTTTTATTTGAAAATATAGCTTTAAAATTTTTTATCTTATTGATACTTGTTATTTTAACTTTAATTTCTGAAAAATTATCAATCTCTAAATTAATTAGTTCAAATACAGTTTTGAATTATATTGATCAGATAGGACGAATGAATAAAGAATAGTTATTATTTTTAAGTGAATAATTATACAATAATCTTTAGAAAATACATTCTTTATTCTTGACAATACAGATTTTATAGCATATACTGAATTAAAGTAAAGAATATTTATAAATAATTAGAGGATGAATATTAAATATTTTTTGTATATAGCTAGTATCATTAATCTCAAAAAGATGCTAGAGAAAAATATACGTCATAAATTAAAAAGGGGGGGTATTATGACAGTAAATTTAAAAGGAAAAGATTTTTTAAGTTTGAAAGATTTTAGTAATGAAGAACTTAATTACCTAATTGATTTAGCAGCTGATCTAAAGAAAAAAAAGAAAACTGGTATTAAAGGTGATTTGTTAAATGGTAAAAATATAGCACTTATTTTTGAGAAGACATCTACCAGAACTCGTAGTGCTTTTGTTGTAGCTGCACGTGACGAAGGTGCTATGCCGGAATTTTTGGGGAAGAATGATATACAATTAGGAAAAAAAGAAAGTGTTGCTGATACGGCTAGAGTCCTAGCTAGGATGTTTGATGGCATAGAATTTAGAGGTTATTCTCATGAAACAGTTGAAACTTTAGCCAAATATTCAGATGTGCCAGTTTGGAATGGCTTGACAGATATGTATCATCCAACTCAAGTCTTGGCTGATTTTCTAACTATTAAAGAGAATTTCGGAAAATTGGAGAATATAAAGTTTTTATATACAGGAGACGGAAGAAATAATATGGCTAATTCATTGATTATAGGAGCCGCAAAGGCCGGAATGGATTGTAGAATCTTATCTCCTAAAGAATTATGGCCAGAAAAAGGAATTGTAGGATTAGCTAAAGAGATTAATAAGACTAACGGTGGTTCTCTTACTATTACTGATAAATTAGAAGAAGCCATTGTAGATGTAGATGTAATTTACACTGATGTTTGGGTTTCAATGGGAGAAGAAGATTTATTTGAACAAAGAATTAATCTTCTAAAAGATTACCAAGTGAATATGAATATGATTAATAAAGCAGCTAATAAGGATTTAATTTTTCTTCATTGTTTGCCAGCTTTTCATAATTTAGAAACAGAAACAGCTAAAAAAGTATATAAAGATTTTGGCATATCTGAAATGGAAGTTACGGATGAAGTCTTTGAAAGTAAATATTCCAAAGTATTTGAGCAGGCAGAAAACAGAATGCATACTATTAAAGCTGTAATGGTAGCTACATTATAATATTTAGCGTATAAAGTTGCAGTAGATATTACATAATACAAATGGAGGTGTTGTTTTGAGAAAATTACAAAGGCTTAAACTGAAGCATAAGACAAAAGATCCTACGTTAACAAGTTGGGCTGTTAGTGGTCTAGGTTTGCTGGTTTCCACAGTAGGTAGTAAAATGATAAAAAAGAAGTTTGGTGCTGGCTTACTAGGTTTTGGATTAGCTCATGTAGTTTTAGGACAATTGGATCGCTTCAGACCTTCTGTAAAAAAGCATAGCTATTTTTAACACCTCAAAATTTATTAGGAGATAGGGGATAATTACCCCCTTATCTCTTTTTTTTTTGAAAAATCTATGATATAATAATAGCAATATGTATTTTTTGATTAAAAATCAATAAAAATATGAAAATTCTACTTAATAAAGAAATAACTTAAATAATTAATAATAATAATTAGAAAAATAAAACCGGTTTCTAGGTGGAGATAATATGACAACAATAAATGATATTGCTAGAATAGCTAATGTATCAAAATCTACAGTTTCAAAAGTTATTAATGATTATTCTGGAGTTAGCGATAAAACAAAAAATAATATTTTAAAAATAATGAAAGAAGAAAACTATTGGCCCAATTCGGTAGCCAGAAGTTTATCAACAAATAAATCATATACTATAGGTATTTTTGACCCTGATCGTCTAAATAATTTCTTCTTTAGGGAAGTATTTGATGGTATAGAGCGAGTTCTAGGTCAGAAGGGTTATGATATATTATATTTCACTAGTAAGAAATGGGAAGAGTCATGGGTTGACTTTAGTTTTAAAGATAAGTGTATCAATCGTAGCGTAGATGGTGTGCTAATGATGGGTTTTGGTCATATTGAACAAAACCATTTTGAGGATTTAATAAATTCTAATATACCATCAGTCTTTATAGATCTGGATATTGTAGGTTCATGTGCTTCTTACGTTACGTCAGATAATATTAGTGGGAGTAAGAAAGCTGTAAAATATTTGGCTAAATTAGGGCACGAAAAAATTGCAATGATAAAAGGTCCTACAGGATTTAAACTTGCTAACGATCGTTTCTTTGGCTTTAAATCAGCTTTGGATGAACTTGGAATCAAGTATAATCCTAATTGGCTTTTTAGTGGTGAATATGCTATAGAAACAGGTTATAATGCAATGTTAGAGATAATTAAAATGTCAGATAAACCAAGTGCTATATTTGCTGAAGATATATTTGCCATTGGAGCTATCAGAGCTATAAAAGATAATGGAATGGATGTACCTGATGATTATTCGATTATTGGATTTGATAATATTGAATTAGGTATTCACTATGAACTTACTACTATCAGTCAGAATCAGATAGGACTTGGCGAATCTGCAGCAAATTTATTATTGAACATAATAAATAAAGATAGTTTTTCTCCACTTGTTTTACCTACTAAACTTATTGAAAGAAAAACATGTAGAGCAATTTAGATATATTCTAATTTGCTTTCTTTTTGATGTTTTTAGAAACCGGTTTTAATAATGATCTTGTATATATACTTATTTCTTATATATATAGTGTTTATAGGATAAAATAAAGTAGATAAATAATATAAGGATGTGATAATGATGAAATTAGTTTTTCGCTGGTTTGGTAGTGATGACGATAGTGTAAGTTTATCTGAAATAGCGCAAATACCTGGAATGACTGGAGTGGTAGGCGCGCTTTTCGATATTCCAGTCGGAGAAGTATGGCCACTTGATAAAATTAAAAAATTATCCAATCAAGTACATAAGAATGGCTTGGAGTTAGAAGTAATTGAAAGTGTTAATATTCATGAAGATATAAAACTTGGTCTAGATAGTAGAGATAAGTATATTGAGAATTATAAAGAGACAATTCGGAATCTATCTAAAGTGGGTGTAAAGGTAATTTGTTATAATTTTATGCCTGTCTTTGATTGGTTGCGCTCTGATTTGGCTAGGGTTTTAGATGATGGTTCTGCTGTTTTATCATATCAAGAAAATAAAATTCAAAATACTGATCCTATTGCATTGGTGGAAAAAGTAGATGAAAGCTCAGAAGGTTTTTCTTTGCCAGGTTGGGAGCCTGAAAGATTGGCAGAATTAAAAAATATAATGGAATTATATAAAAATATTGATGAAGATAAACTTTTTGATAACTTAAAATACTTTTTAGAAGCTATAATTCCTGTTTGCGAAGAGGCGGATATAAAAATGGCAATTCATCCAGATGATCCACCTTGGCCTATTTATGGCTTACCTAGAATAATAATTTCTAAAGAAAACATTGAAAGAATGTTGAAATTGGTAGATAGCCCTTATAACGGTATTACTCTATGTAGTGGTTCGTTAGGAGCAAACCCAGATAATAGCATTCCTGAATTTGTTCGTTATTTTGGAAAAATGGGTAGGATTCATTTTGCCCATATAAGAAATCTTAAAATATATTCACCTGGGGATTTCCATGAAACTTCTCATTTATCCAGTGATGGTTCTTTTGATATGTTTGAAATAATGAAGGCATATCATGATGTTGGTTTTGAAGGATATATGCGTCCTGATCATGGAAGGATGATTTGGGGAGAAAAAGCTCGTCCTGGCTATGGACTTTATGACCGTGCTCTTGGTGCAACATATTTAAATGGTTTATGGGAAGCAATTGCTAAGATGAAAGAACTGTAAAATATATGATTATAAAAATTAAATTTGCACTTTCTTTCGCACTTTCTAGAGTAGTTAATAATTGCCTACCTATAGCCATTTGCTAAACGAACTCGAATTATATATATTCAGCTCAAAAAATTGTACCAAATGTATTTATATTTTATAATGGAGAGTGAAAAAATGGATATAAGTTTAAGTCATACGATGAAAGAAGATAAAATGTATAGGGCTTGGTTATCATATGATAAGATTGAAGACGAGGCTTTCTTGAATAATTATCAAAAGAAATTTAAAAAAATTGGTCTCAAAGGTAAAGGAATTATTATTGATTCCATGAAAGACGAAATCCAGAGGGCTTTTACTTCTCTTTTTGATAATAGCTGTGTTTCTCTTACAGAAGATTTTAGTGATGTTTTTCTACTTATCTCAAAAGTTGATGATAGTTCACTTATTAAGGAGGAAATTACTGCTGAAGAAATAGATAAAATTCAAGAAGAGGGTTTTATAATTAAAACTATTAATTCTGATGTAGAAAGAATTTTGATAACAGGGAAGACAGATAAAGGATTATTATATGGTTTGTTTGCTTTCCTGAGAACTATAAAAATGTCTCTTGATTTAGAGGATATTTACATGATAAATAACCCTGTTAATCAATTGAGAATAATCAATCATTGGGATAATCTGGATGGCAGTATTGAAAGAGGTTATGCTGGTAACTCCATATTTTATAAAGATAATCGTTTAAGAGAAGATATGGATAGAGTAAAGGATTATGCTAGACTATTAAGTTCTATAGGTATTAATAGTATATCTATTAATAATGTAAATGTACATCAAGAAGAAACTAGACTAATTAGTGATAAACTTGATATGACAAAAACATTAGCCAATATATTTAGAGCATATGGTATTAAGACATTTCTTAGTATAAATTATGCGAGTCCTATGGAAATAGGCAGTTTAGAAACAGCTGATCCACTTGATGAAGATGTACGAAAATGGTGGAAAGATAAAACTGCTGAATTATATAATGAGATACCTGATTTTGGTGGTTATCTGGTAAAAGCGGACTCAGAGCATCGTCCTGGTCCATTTACTTATGATAGAACTCATGCCGATGGTGCCAATATGCTAGCTGAAGCATTAGAACCTTATGGAGGTCTTTTGATCTGGCGCTGTTTTGTTTATAATTGCTTGCAGGATTGGCGTGATTATAAGACAGATAGGGCGAGGGCGGCTTATGATAATTTCAAACCATTAGATGGTAAATTTAAAGACAAT is a window of Halanaerobiaceae bacterium ANBcell28 DNA encoding:
- a CDS encoding alpha-glucuronidase family glycosyl hydrolase, producing the protein MDISLSHTMKEDKMYRAWLSYDKIEDEAFLNNYQKKFKKIGLKGKGIIIDSMKDEIQRAFTSLFDNSCVSLTEDFSDVFLLISKVDDSSLIKEEITAEEIDKIQEEGFIIKTINSDVERILITGKTDKGLLYGLFAFLRTIKMSLDLEDIYMINNPVNQLRIINHWDNLDGSIERGYAGNSIFYKDNRLREDMDRVKDYARLLSSIGINSISINNVNVHQEETRLISDKLDMTKTLANIFRAYGIKTFLSINYASPMEIGSLETADPLDEDVRKWWKDKTAELYNEIPDFGGYLVKADSEHRPGPFTYDRTHADGANMLAEALEPYGGLLIWRCFVYNCLQDWRDYKTDRARAAYDNFKPLDGKFKDNVILQIKNGPMDFQVREPVSPLFGGLENTNQILELQITQEYTGQQRHLCYLATQWKEILEFDTYAKGKGSKVKKIVDGSLIKQKHSGFAAVVNVGDDQNWTGHTLAQANLYSYGRLSWNPDMSAVEIAEEWIKNTFANKEKVLKTIREMLMDSWEIYENYTSPLGIGWMVNPNHHYGPNVDGYEFSPWGTYHRADHHGIGVDRTLKFGTGYTGQYHPEIQEKYESMENCPEELLLFFHHVPYRYRLKSGKTLIQHIYDTHFEGVEQLEDMINKWSKLEDEIDSKIFNQVMERLDGQLEHAKEWRDVINTYFYRKTGINDEKNRKIYK
- a CDS encoding LacI family DNA-binding transcriptional regulator, whose amino-acid sequence is MTTINDIARIANVSKSTVSKVINDYSGVSDKTKNNILKIMKEENYWPNSVARSLSTNKSYTIGIFDPDRLNNFFFREVFDGIERVLGQKGYDILYFTSKKWEESWVDFSFKDKCINRSVDGVLMMGFGHIEQNHFEDLINSNIPSVFIDLDIVGSCASYVTSDNISGSKKAVKYLAKLGHEKIAMIKGPTGFKLANDRFFGFKSALDELGIKYNPNWLFSGEYAIETGYNAMLEIIKMSDKPSAIFAEDIFAIGAIRAIKDNGMDVPDDYSIIGFDNIELGIHYELTTISQNQIGLGESAANLLLNIINKDSFSPLVLPTKLIERKTCRAI
- the argF gene encoding ornithine carbamoyltransferase gives rise to the protein MTVNLKGKDFLSLKDFSNEELNYLIDLAADLKKKKKTGIKGDLLNGKNIALIFEKTSTRTRSAFVVAARDEGAMPEFLGKNDIQLGKKESVADTARVLARMFDGIEFRGYSHETVETLAKYSDVPVWNGLTDMYHPTQVLADFLTIKENFGKLENIKFLYTGDGRNNMANSLIIGAAKAGMDCRILSPKELWPEKGIVGLAKEINKTNGGSLTITDKLEEAIVDVDVIYTDVWVSMGEEDLFEQRINLLKDYQVNMNMINKAANKDLIFLHCLPAFHNLETETAKKVYKDFGISEMEVTDEVFESKYSKVFEQAENRMHTIKAVMVATL
- a CDS encoding copper transporter, with the protein product MIITFKQHVFTITAIFAALGLGMMIGSSIIGEEGLLLEQRKIIENIRYDIDQLTTEKKELISELSTIEDQLINRIAMEEKIFAIALNDFLEEKNYYILYHNIENDKLAELENLLNIMGGKIDYFEHENLNSYDIFEVKSNYNLIIWNVGEEKGFSEIAEDKFIKYQDTCTLGLLYNIIKDEFDDK
- a CDS encoding glycosyltransferase family 2 protein, producing the protein MINNQKISIVIPAYNEEDIIGCTLNNLTFSWIDQIIVVNDGSSDNTKNIIQKYKVELLDLKENCGKGNAINQGILETCGDIILIIDADLGESVVEIEKLIEPLIDREAKVEFTIAVLPIIGGGLGFVRKLADISLKYLIGENMRAPLSGQRAFKRDVLEKIYPLREGFGLEMGINIALFKNNIKFEEVDCEFQHRITKQSFSGYIHRSKQFLDIIKSIWEMKKSNYV
- the spoIVB gene encoding SpoIVB peptidase translates to MKKKIGIGLLLCLFIIFSSYLFIINILPTSFSMILGNESILEVYFPFNLYATRNDPSNIAINGELLNADLRLSSGQVKLEATNVGSSSLKFTIFGIPIKTITVNVLPEIEVYPGGQAIGVLLRSKGVMVVGESYVEDINGHRYYPSQEAGIRVGDKILEINGQQVDDKMELAKRIQKVSNSGNPLDLLVKKKNGTIDEITVQAIKNKNGIYMIGLYVDDGVAGVGTLTFVDPINMEYGALGHEIIETNSQTRIEVREGKIIKAHISGINTGQRGIPGEKLGTFFQSENIIGNIKKNNQFGIYGELLELPRNSFFEEAIPIATISEVERGPAKIYTVVKGGQIEEFDINIDRVYPQSGPSEKGMIINIVDPKLKKTTGGIIQGMSGSPIVQNNKLVGAVTHVFVNDPARGYGIFAEWMIQETEFFNNIGLK
- the spo0A gene encoding sporulation transcription factor Spo0A, giving the protein VDILVLDLIMPHLDGIGVMEEMNRTELGDEVKTIILTAFGQEEVTKRVVELGANYYIMKPFDLDKLVERISQMMNAPIGSSSGNVITNNQKRDNTNQNNNNEDKEVNLNVRISEVMHHLGVPAHIKGYIYLREAIELVINDIEYLGAVTKELYPSVAKKYNTTSSRVERAIRHAIEVSWDRGNINELNKYFGNTVSANSGKPTNSQFIAKIADKLRLELRAS
- the steA gene encoding putative cytokinetic ring protein SteA; the protein is MIKGIIVIDKKTKKLIERIKYNEIAIIDHKDIDSLASKSLIEKRVKAVFNISSSISGKYSNDGPMELLDAGIPLIDVDIGDLFSELEDGDSIVFDNKYIYKKKKKIASAHKVSKSEIKEKLEEAINNQEKELLKFIDNTLLYARKEKKLIIDLEAPDIGIDFKGKHVLIVVRGTNYKDDLEAINSYVREVNPIIIAVDGGADACIECGYFPDIIVGDMDSVSDKALKLCKLLIIHAYPDGEAPGLNRVKKLSSNYIIYPAPGTSEDIAMIIAYDKGAELIAAVGTHSNMIDFLEKGRPGMASTFLVRLKLGHKLIDAKGISKLYNNKVTPRYSFQFFLAILLPLVFFAILSPPFKQILQLLALRIRLILN
- the uxuA gene encoding mannonate dehydratase, with the translated sequence MKLVFRWFGSDDDSVSLSEIAQIPGMTGVVGALFDIPVGEVWPLDKIKKLSNQVHKNGLELEVIESVNIHEDIKLGLDSRDKYIENYKETIRNLSKVGVKVICYNFMPVFDWLRSDLARVLDDGSAVLSYQENKIQNTDPIALVEKVDESSEGFSLPGWEPERLAELKNIMELYKNIDEDKLFDNLKYFLEAIIPVCEEADIKMAIHPDDPPWPIYGLPRIIISKENIERMLKLVDSPYNGITLCSGSLGANPDNSIPEFVRYFGKMGRIHFAHIRNLKIYSPGDFHETSHLSSDGSFDMFEIMKAYHDVGFEGYMRPDHGRMIWGEKARPGYGLYDRALGATYLNGLWEAIAKMKEL